From the Thermovirga lienii DSM 17291 genome, one window contains:
- a CDS encoding ribonucleoside-triphosphate reductase class III catalytic subunit (TIGRFAM: anaerobic ribonucleoside-triphosphate reductase~COGs: COG1328 Oxygen-sensitive ribonucleoside-triphosphate reductase~InterPro IPR005144: IPR012833~KEGG: tai:Taci_0633 anaerobic ribonucleoside-triphosphate reductase~SPTR: Anaerobic ribonucleoside-triphosphate reductase;~TIGRFAM: anaerobic ribonucleoside-triphosphate reductase) yields MSSGADKTFGEGTKTHKRKQGVFFTSSGDIVNAQESTDLLLMVEALSGEEQAPWDLTKIRDAMIREAGVEPSLAEEIAIEVEDEISRYGRSRVTTDLIREIVNVKLFQRGLDAKLKDHSRLGLPLYDLERLLLAPNKENSNTTHNPESINLSIAERILKEYALKKIFPSDVARAHLAGDIHLHDLGMVNRPYCSGQSLAYVIKYGINLPSITSVSSPAKHPEVLIAHMSKMTSVLQNNFAGAIGWDAVNMFFAPYLVGLDYQHIKQLAQMMIFEFNQLAGGRGGQVAFTDINLYFEIPRHFRDVEALGPGGVPTGKTYSEYSHEAKLFLKALFEVYLEGDERGQPFFFPKPLLHITDDFFKEPGWEECLALACKVASEKGNTYFVFDRGGVAKLSECCRLSFELTDEDLKEAATPWKMRYSALQNVTINLPRIAYRSMGDVDTAFALLDEAMELAAKAHKCKKRFLEEILSLGENGPLSALCVKHDGEAYLRLRKASFLVGVLGLEEMVSCLVGSSLHESKEAMDLGLAVIKYMELKCQELAEKHNLKMVIEQTPAESTAYRFAKLDLRNFPELAPRYVKGNIKTGEVYYTNSTHFAYDAPVDPITRVIEEGRFHPMIKAGAITHIWLGEKRPDPRALASFVRKTYLHSENAQITFSPEFTVCNDCGKISRGLKEACVFCGSKNVDGITRITGYFTKTSSWNAGKRGELKDRIRVGVN; encoded by the coding sequence ATGAGTAGTGGAGCAGATAAAACTTTTGGGGAAGGCACGAAGACTCATAAAAGAAAACAGGGAGTGTTTTTCACATCCTCAGGTGATATAGTAAACGCTCAAGAGTCCACTGATTTGTTGTTGATGGTAGAGGCCCTAAGTGGTGAGGAACAAGCTCCATGGGATCTAACCAAAATAAGAGACGCCATGATAAGAGAAGCAGGAGTGGAACCCTCTCTAGCAGAGGAAATTGCTATTGAAGTTGAAGATGAAATATCTCGTTATGGAAGAAGTAGGGTGACCACAGATTTGATAAGGGAGATAGTCAACGTAAAGCTTTTTCAGCGAGGACTGGATGCCAAACTGAAAGATCATTCAAGGTTGGGGTTACCTCTTTACGATCTGGAAAGGCTGCTGTTGGCTCCTAATAAAGAAAACAGCAACACCACTCACAATCCAGAGTCAATAAACTTATCCATTGCAGAGAGGATACTCAAGGAGTATGCTCTCAAGAAGATTTTTCCTTCCGATGTTGCCAGGGCTCATCTTGCAGGGGATATTCACTTACACGATCTTGGTATGGTAAATAGGCCTTACTGCTCTGGACAAAGTTTGGCTTATGTCATCAAGTACGGGATAAATTTGCCCTCCATCACAAGCGTTTCATCGCCAGCGAAGCACCCTGAGGTCCTTATAGCTCACATGTCCAAGATGACTTCAGTCCTTCAGAATAATTTTGCAGGTGCCATTGGTTGGGATGCGGTGAACATGTTCTTTGCCCCGTATTTGGTTGGATTGGATTATCAGCATATCAAGCAGTTGGCTCAAATGATGATCTTTGAATTCAACCAGCTTGCAGGTGGCCGTGGGGGTCAAGTGGCTTTTACTGATATAAATCTGTATTTTGAAATCCCAAGGCACTTTAGAGACGTTGAGGCCTTAGGGCCGGGCGGCGTTCCTACGGGCAAAACCTATTCTGAGTATTCTCATGAAGCAAAGCTGTTTTTGAAGGCTCTTTTTGAGGTCTATTTAGAGGGAGACGAAAGAGGACAGCCATTTTTCTTCCCCAAACCTTTGCTTCATATAACTGATGATTTCTTCAAGGAACCCGGGTGGGAGGAGTGCCTTGCCCTCGCATGTAAGGTGGCCTCAGAAAAGGGCAATACTTATTTCGTCTTTGACAGAGGCGGAGTGGCAAAGTTGAGTGAGTGTTGCAGGTTGAGTTTTGAATTGACTGACGAAGATTTGAAGGAGGCTGCTACTCCTTGGAAGATGCGCTACAGTGCTTTGCAAAATGTCACCATCAATTTGCCCAGAATTGCTTACAGAAGCATGGGCGATGTGGATACTGCGTTTGCTTTGTTGGATGAAGCCATGGAGCTTGCCGCAAAGGCTCATAAATGCAAGAAACGCTTCTTGGAGGAGATTTTATCCTTAGGGGAAAACGGCCCTCTCTCTGCCCTTTGCGTTAAACATGATGGCGAGGCGTATCTTAGATTGAGAAAGGCTAGTTTCTTAGTGGGCGTGCTGGGATTAGAGGAAATGGTGAGCTGTTTGGTGGGCAGCTCCCTTCATGAAAGCAAAGAGGCTATGGATTTGGGGCTTGCGGTTATCAAGTACATGGAATTGAAGTGTCAGGAGCTTGCTGAAAAACACAACTTGAAAATGGTTATAGAGCAGACTCCTGCGGAGAGTACGGCTTACAGGTTTGCTAAGCTGGACCTTCGAAATTTCCCAGAGCTGGCTCCTCGTTATGTAAAGGGGAATATAAAAACTGGAGAAGTTTATTACACCAACAGCACCCATTTTGCGTATGACGCTCCGGTTGATCCAATCACTAGGGTCATAGAAGAGGGCCGGTTCCATCCCATGATAAAGGCAGGGGCCATAACTCACATTTGGCTAGGGGAGAAGAGGCCAGATCCTCGAGCATTGGCTTCCTTCGTGCGCAAAACCTATTTGCATAGTGAAAATGCTCAGATTACCTTCAGCCCCGAGTTTACCGTGTGCAACGATTGTGGGAAGATCAGCAGAGGGCTCAAAGAGGCTTGTGTTTTTTGCGGTAGCAAGAACGTAGACGGTATAACCCGCATAACAGGTTACTTCACCAAGACTTCTTCCTGGAACGCTGGTAAAAGAGGGGAGCTTAAGGACAGGATCAGGGTAGGGGTGAATTGA
- a CDS encoding ATP-cone domain protein (PFAM: ATP cone domain~TIGRFAM: transcriptional regulator NrdR~COGs: COG1327 transcriptional regulator protein consists of a Zn-ribbon and ATP-cone domains~InterPro IPR005144: IPR003796~KEGG: tai:Taci_0632 ATP-cone domain protein~PFAM: ATP-cone domain protein~SPTR: Transcriptional repressor nrdR;~manually curated) has product MRCPKCDAWETRVLETRTVSEGRVVRRRRECPSCQNRFTTYERFEEAHVLWVVKKGGQREAFDRDKLLKGMARACEKLSIPLDVLEEAVTRIENNLRRCGQNEIPSQMIGEMAMEELRGINKVAYVRFASVYREFTDVASFIEEIRHITDGMKRGEAD; this is encoded by the coding sequence TTGAGATGTCCCAAATGCGATGCATGGGAGACTCGGGTCCTAGAGACGAGGACAGTCAGCGAGGGAAGGGTAGTAAGGAGGAGAAGGGAATGTCCAAGTTGCCAAAATCGCTTTACGACCTATGAGCGTTTTGAGGAGGCCCATGTGCTGTGGGTGGTCAAGAAGGGTGGCCAAAGGGAGGCTTTCGATAGAGATAAATTGTTGAAAGGAATGGCGAGAGCCTGTGAAAAGCTTTCGATCCCGTTGGATGTGCTTGAGGAAGCTGTAACTAGGATTGAAAACAACCTCCGAAGGTGCGGGCAAAATGAAATTCCAAGCCAAATGATAGGAGAAATGGCCATGGAAGAGCTTAGGGGGATCAATAAAGTTGCCTATGTGCGTTTTGCGTCTGTTTACAGAGAATTCACAGATGTGGCCAGTTTCATAGAGGAGATAAGGCACATTACCGATGGAATGAAGAGAGGGGAGGCAGATTGA
- a CDS encoding protein of unknown function YOR215C (PFAM: Yqey-like protein~COGs: COG1610 conserved hypothetical protein~InterPro IPR019004~KEGG: aco:Amico_1435 protein of unknown function YOR215C~SPTR: Putative uncharacterized protein): protein MKDFEERIQQDLVDALKRGDDKAVNVLRMLKASVQNKKVEKGKDSCLGESDYVALLRQMIKQRREAAEQYEGVGAKDRAEAERLEIGILEKYLPEQLSEEEILRMAQETIEEIRAQSSSDIGKVMGKLMPKIRGKADGAAVRSVVEKLLKQN, encoded by the coding sequence TTGAAGGATTTTGAAGAAAGGATCCAACAAGACCTCGTAGATGCGCTTAAAAGGGGAGACGACAAGGCTGTAAATGTGCTTAGAATGCTTAAAGCCTCAGTACAGAACAAAAAGGTAGAGAAAGGTAAGGATTCTTGCCTAGGCGAATCTGATTACGTGGCATTGCTGAGGCAAATGATAAAACAACGCAGAGAAGCCGCAGAGCAGTATGAGGGCGTTGGAGCCAAAGATAGAGCGGAGGCAGAGAGATTAGAGATTGGTATCCTTGAGAAGTACTTACCGGAGCAGTTATCTGAAGAAGAGATATTAAGGATGGCACAAGAGACAATAGAGGAAATAAGAGCTCAAAGCAGCTCGGATATAGGTAAGGTGATGGGCAAGCTTATGCCCAAGATAAGAGGCAAAGCTGATGGCGCAGCAGTAAGAAGCGTTGTGGAGAAGTTGCTCAAGCAGAACTAG
- a CDS encoding SSU ribosomal protein S21P (PFAM: Ribosomal protein S21~TIGRFAM: ribosomal protein S21~InterPro IPR001911: IPR018278~KEGG: aco:Amico_1436 ribosomal protein S21~PFAM: ribosomal protein S21~SPTR: 30S ribosomal protein S21;~TIGRFAM: ribosomal protein S21) — MTEVVRRENESLEDALRRFKREVSKGGVLREARRRQHYEKPSEEKKRKREAARRKKRR, encoded by the coding sequence ATGACCGAAGTAGTACGTAGAGAAAACGAATCTCTCGAAGATGCATTAAGGCGCTTCAAAAGAGAGGTTTCCAAGGGAGGTGTCCTGAGGGAAGCCAGAAGGCGTCAGCATTACGAAAAACCAAGCGAGGAAAAGAAAAGGAAGCGAGAGGCTGCCAGGAGAAAGAAGAGGAGGTAG
- a CDS encoding histidine triad (HIT) protein (PFAM: HIT domain~COGs: COG0537 Diadenosine tetraphosphate (Ap4A) hydrolase and other HIT family hydrolase~InterPro IPR001310: IPR019808~KEGG: aco:Amico_1437 histidine triad (HIT) protein~PFAM: histidine triad (HIT) protein~SPTR: Diadenosine tetraphosphate (Ap4A) hydrolase and other HIT family hydrolases), producing MSDDCIFCRIIKGELPAQFVYKDEKVVVIRDINPQAPTHLLVIPREHVPSADKVEDPSLWSQVMGVATKVAKDLGLVEDGYRVVLNCGDRAGQTIYHLHVHVLSGRFFRWPPG from the coding sequence GTGAGCGATGATTGTATCTTTTGCCGGATAATAAAAGGGGAACTGCCGGCACAGTTTGTGTATAAAGATGAGAAAGTAGTAGTCATCAGGGATATTAACCCCCAGGCGCCTACTCATTTGCTAGTTATTCCAAGAGAACACGTGCCCTCGGCTGACAAAGTAGAGGATCCTTCCCTTTGGTCCCAAGTAATGGGAGTGGCTACCAAGGTGGCAAAGGATCTTGGGTTAGTCGAGGATGGTTATCGTGTTGTGTTAAACTGTGGAGACCGAGCTGGACAAACGATTTATCACCTTCATGTTCATGTGTTGTCAGGTCGGTTTTTCCGATGGCCCCCAGGTTAG
- a CDS encoding protein of unknown function DUF43 (PFAM: Protein of unknown function DUF43~COGs: COG1568 methyltransferase~InterPro IPR002723: IPR014435~KEGG: tko:TK1691 hypothetical protein~PFAM: protein of unknown function DUF43~SPTR: Putative uncharacterized protein) translates to MNARSKTKAYAEEVALNTKIEVRKRDVERILSAIMNNSNFWKIVQLSEEPVPVVAELIKIMERDGFVAIEGDQIKFTDDGKALCKDEGIEPLHIHSCPTCSGRTVILDESLKEPYDKFLELHVERPEAIRQYDQAYVTPETTFSRIALADSRGDIRNKDVIVLGDDDMVALALAITRLPRRIVMLEIDERIVDFQRRKAKELGLSNLEVRRHDLRKPLPEDLLGQFDVFFCDPPETVAALAAFVGRGVATLRGMGGAGYFGLTSSESSFAKWRRLEQVLLDKGLVITDIIRNFNEYVNWGYAEEMLAWKLAPVKVKPTENWYYSSIFRVEVVNEIPVSNEDLTDSDIYNDAESSTV, encoded by the coding sequence TTGAACGCACGTAGCAAAACAAAGGCTTACGCAGAAGAAGTGGCTTTGAATACAAAGATTGAAGTAAGGAAGAGGGACGTGGAAAGAATTCTGTCCGCGATAATGAACAATTCCAACTTCTGGAAGATCGTGCAGCTTTCAGAGGAGCCAGTTCCGGTGGTGGCTGAGCTAATCAAAATCATGGAAAGAGACGGATTTGTTGCGATAGAGGGGGACCAAATAAAATTTACTGATGACGGAAAGGCTTTGTGCAAAGATGAGGGAATAGAACCTCTTCATATCCACTCGTGCCCCACTTGTAGTGGTAGAACTGTCATCTTGGATGAGTCATTGAAGGAGCCTTATGATAAGTTTCTAGAATTGCATGTAGAGAGACCTGAAGCCATAAGGCAATACGACCAAGCATACGTAACCCCTGAAACTACTTTCTCAAGGATAGCCTTGGCCGATAGCAGAGGAGATATAAGAAATAAAGATGTCATAGTTTTGGGGGATGACGATATGGTGGCCCTAGCTTTGGCTATCACCCGGCTTCCTCGTAGGATAGTGATGCTTGAGATAGACGAAAGAATAGTGGATTTTCAAAGAAGAAAAGCGAAGGAACTGGGACTTTCCAACTTGGAGGTAAGAAGGCATGATTTGAGGAAGCCCTTGCCGGAAGATCTTCTTGGACAATTTGACGTGTTCTTCTGTGATCCACCGGAGACGGTAGCAGCGTTGGCTGCCTTTGTCGGACGAGGTGTGGCTACCCTTAGAGGGATGGGTGGAGCTGGTTATTTTGGTTTGACTAGCAGTGAGAGCTCTTTTGCTAAATGGAGGCGTTTAGAGCAGGTCCTCCTAGATAAGGGCTTAGTGATAACTGATATAATTCGTAATTTTAACGAATATGTTAATTGGGGCTATGCAGAGGAAATGTTGGCTTGGAAATTGGCCCCAGTTAAAGTCAAACCGACTGAGAACTGGTATTATTCCTCTATCTTCAGAGTAGAAGTGGTGAATGAGATACCTGTGAGTAATGAGGATTTGACAGATTCAGATATTTACAACGACGCAGAAAGCTCTACTGTCTAG
- a CDS encoding MiaB-like tRNA modifying enzyme (PFAM: Radical SAM superfamily; Uncharacterized protein family UPF0004~TIGRFAM: MiaB-like tRNA modifying enzyme; radical SAM methylthiotransferase, MiaB/RimO family~COGs: COG0621 2-methylthioadenine synthetase~InterProIPR020612: IPR013848: IPR007197: IPR005839: IPR 006467: IPR006638~KEGG: aco:Amico_1438 MiaB-like tRNA modifying enzyme~PFAM: protein of unknown function UPF0004 ; Radical SAM domain protein~SMART: Elongator protein 3/MiaB/NifB~SPTR: MiaB-like tRNA modifying enzyme;~TIGRFAM: MiaB-like tRNA modifying enzyme; RNA modification enzyme, MiaB family): MPYDRLKGKKIIIETLGCRSNLYESEAIASALEALGAEIVECPPYDVAIINSCTVTQEADRKCRQLIRRLKRLSPEGQVIVCGCWAQKVEEREAKALGVRALVGNRKKNLIPQILASLFKETQEELIVKRHSLQSCGEWDDLFLSRPHFHTRAFVKVQDGCSRNCSYCIIPSVRGKSVSRPLENVVEEVQSLALNGCKEVVLTGIQLGFYGKDIGSNLANLVEALSGIKGIERIRFGSLEPFGLSRDLIFRLASFSKLCPHFHLPLQSGDDQVLEAMNRGYNSSDFAKVVSWFREAFGADVHIGTDIMVGFPGETEDMFNRSLLFVERLELGRLHVFPYSGREGTKAYSMKSSLTKEEVRVRVREAISLANRLLDKYARKWVGKNVPVLVEEISSGVAEGLTPHFLRVKLRSEALVVNNEVARVFIEGTKDGDLFGRIVKNK, from the coding sequence TTGCCTTATGATCGCTTGAAGGGTAAGAAAATTATCATAGAGACTCTTGGATGCAGAAGCAATTTATACGAATCTGAGGCTATTGCCTCGGCTCTGGAGGCCCTAGGAGCTGAGATTGTCGAGTGCCCTCCGTATGATGTTGCAATCATAAACAGCTGTACTGTGACTCAGGAGGCGGATCGCAAGTGTAGGCAGTTGATCAGGAGATTGAAAAGGCTTTCTCCCGAAGGGCAGGTAATAGTCTGCGGGTGTTGGGCGCAAAAAGTGGAAGAAAGGGAGGCTAAAGCCCTTGGAGTAAGGGCCCTTGTAGGGAACAGGAAAAAGAATCTAATTCCTCAGATACTAGCTTCTCTGTTTAAAGAAACGCAAGAAGAACTTATAGTTAAAAGGCACTCGCTTCAAAGCTGTGGGGAATGGGACGATTTGTTTCTATCTAGGCCTCATTTTCACACAAGGGCCTTTGTGAAAGTCCAGGATGGATGCTCCAGAAATTGCTCTTACTGCATCATACCCAGCGTTAGAGGAAAGTCTGTCAGTAGGCCATTGGAGAACGTAGTAGAGGAAGTTCAAAGTCTTGCACTCAACGGATGCAAGGAAGTGGTTCTGACGGGGATCCAGCTGGGCTTTTACGGCAAGGATATAGGATCTAATTTGGCAAATTTAGTGGAGGCTTTATCGGGAATAAAGGGGATAGAACGTATAAGGTTCGGTTCTTTGGAGCCTTTTGGGTTGAGTAGAGACTTGATTTTCAGGCTTGCTTCCTTTAGTAAATTGTGTCCTCACTTTCATCTGCCTCTGCAAAGCGGCGATGACCAGGTGCTAGAGGCAATGAATAGGGGATATAACTCTTCTGATTTTGCAAAGGTTGTTAGTTGGTTTAGGGAAGCTTTTGGAGCGGACGTTCATATAGGGACCGATATAATGGTGGGGTTTCCCGGGGAGACGGAGGATATGTTTAATAGGTCTCTCCTTTTTGTGGAAAGGTTAGAACTTGGCAGACTTCACGTATTTCCTTATTCAGGAAGGGAAGGAACCAAGGCATATAGCATGAAAAGCAGTTTGACGAAAGAAGAGGTACGTGTGAGGGTAAGGGAAGCGATCTCGCTGGCTAATAGACTGCTTGATAAGTACGCAAGAAAATGGGTGGGTAAGAACGTTCCTGTCTTGGTAGAGGAGATCTCTAGCGGAGTGGCAGAAGGTCTGACACCTCATTTTTTAAGGGTAAAATTAAGGTCTGAAGCCTTAGTGGTGAACAATGAGGTCGCCCGGGTCTTTATAGAGGGGACGAAAGATGGAGATCTTTTCGGCAGGATCGTCAAAAATAAATAA
- a CDS encoding protein of unknown function DUF558 (PFAM: RNA methyltransferase~TIGRFAM: RNA methyltransferase, RsmE family~COGs: COG1385 conserved hypothetical protein~InterPro IPR006700~KEGG: tai:Taci_0625 protein of unknown function DUF558~PFAM: protein of unknown function DUF558~SPTR: Putative uncharacterized protein), whose amino-acid sequence MPRIRLEDSSKIDNNVWLIEPSEAHHLLHVRRCKEGQKVEGLLGDRLVVLRLEVRDDKLLGHVEWEEECPPERSLWVLLGLTKAEAFELALRQVTECGATVIVPLRCERSVVRIDEKKEAAKMARWNSILKEATKQARAFRVPKLFPLVQVKDITTLALPAFKYGAFLDEGSVELLSCRPKDEAAIAIGPEGDWSDEEKKMLVEFDFKPVSLGARIMRAPTAAAVGTAVLSMLLEKG is encoded by the coding sequence TTGCCCAGAATACGTCTGGAGGACAGCAGTAAAATAGACAATAATGTCTGGCTGATAGAGCCTTCGGAAGCTCACCACCTGCTCCATGTTAGAAGATGCAAAGAGGGGCAGAAGGTTGAAGGCTTGCTTGGGGATAGGCTGGTTGTTCTCCGATTGGAAGTTAGAGATGATAAGCTATTGGGGCATGTGGAGTGGGAGGAAGAATGTCCTCCCGAAAGGAGCCTCTGGGTCTTGCTGGGGCTTACCAAGGCGGAAGCTTTCGAGCTAGCATTAAGACAGGTGACCGAGTGCGGGGCTACGGTCATTGTGCCCCTACGTTGTGAGAGAAGTGTAGTAAGAATTGATGAAAAGAAAGAAGCAGCAAAGATGGCAAGGTGGAACAGCATATTAAAAGAGGCAACCAAGCAGGCCAGAGCCTTTCGGGTTCCCAAGCTTTTTCCTTTAGTGCAGGTAAAAGACATAACTACTTTGGCTTTACCTGCTTTTAAGTATGGAGCCTTTTTGGACGAAGGAAGCGTAGAGTTGTTGAGTTGCAGGCCTAAAGACGAGGCCGCGATAGCCATAGGCCCAGAGGGAGACTGGTCCGATGAAGAAAAGAAGATGCTTGTAGAGTTTGACTTCAAACCAGTTAGTTTGGGTGCAAGGATAATGAGGGCGCCCACGGCAGCAGCAGTAGGAACTGCCGTTTTGTCTATGCTTTTGGAAAAGGGTTGA
- a CDS encoding (LSU ribosomal protein L11P)-lysine N-methyltransferase (PFAM: Ribosomal protein L11 methyltransferase (PrmA)~TIGRFAM: ribosomal protein L11 methyltransferase~COGs: COG2264 Ribosomal protein L11 methylase~InterPro IPR010456: IPR004498~KEGG: aco:Amico_1439 ribosomal L11 methyltransferase~PFAM: ribosomal L11 methyltransferase~SPTR: Ribosomal L11 methyltransferase) — translation MEEKGSFWWYVTIESRGMDEEVLSSLVDLSGSIGSELVETQDKMAVKAYYRSSHSLEYWISRINEVLKPWPELKIIDAGKIENQRWHTVWKEAFPPIEIGKTLVVMAPWHKNSYKSEKEKNVLLVYPGTAFGTGYHESTQIALELLEKCMEKGDTVVDVGTGSGILAIAAIKLGAKKVFARDLDPAVLDEVKSNLRLNQISEGLVEVEQGNLLDGFNNMVDLVTANIVFEPLMKLLPSLPAKLKKGGRAVFSGLVRKERDSFISALKEIGFEIKEEASKGDWWGVFAQNTSGGQQ, via the coding sequence ATGGAAGAAAAAGGGAGTTTTTGGTGGTATGTAACCATAGAATCCAGGGGAATGGACGAAGAGGTCCTCAGTTCTTTAGTGGATCTTTCAGGCAGCATAGGTTCTGAGTTGGTGGAAACTCAAGATAAGATGGCAGTGAAGGCTTATTACAGGTCTTCCCACAGCTTGGAATATTGGATAAGCAGGATCAACGAAGTACTTAAGCCGTGGCCTGAATTGAAAATAATAGACGCAGGAAAGATAGAAAACCAGCGGTGGCATACCGTATGGAAAGAGGCGTTTCCTCCGATAGAGATAGGCAAGACGTTGGTTGTGATGGCCCCGTGGCATAAAAATTCATATAAGTCCGAAAAGGAAAAGAATGTTCTTCTGGTTTATCCTGGTACAGCCTTTGGAACGGGTTATCACGAAAGCACGCAGATAGCTTTGGAACTTTTGGAAAAGTGTATGGAAAAAGGCGACACTGTAGTAGATGTGGGCACTGGCTCCGGTATTTTAGCCATCGCGGCAATTAAACTTGGGGCAAAGAAAGTTTTTGCTAGGGACTTGGATCCAGCTGTTTTGGATGAGGTTAAATCCAACCTGAGACTGAATCAAATCTCCGAAGGTCTGGTCGAGGTTGAACAAGGTAATTTGCTTGATGGATTTAATAACATGGTGGACTTGGTGACGGCGAATATCGTTTTCGAGCCACTCATGAAACTTCTTCCTTCTTTGCCTGCTAAACTAAAAAAGGGAGGAAGGGCAGTTTTCTCTGGTTTGGTTAGAAAAGAAAGGGACTCCTTCATCTCTGCTTTGAAGGAAATAGGTTTCGAAATAAAGGAGGAGGCTTCGAAAGGGGATTGGTGGGGTGTCTTTGCCCAGAATACGTCTGGAGGACAGCAGTAA